From one Rhizobium rosettiformans genomic stretch:
- a CDS encoding rhomboid family intramembrane serine protease produces MFIPLHDRNALKHIRKQYVTLGLILANVVTHALATLAPDALYEVGVYGMGFIPAVAFNIAELDPRFVLVPEGATYVTYSFLHGSWLHLGSNMLFLWVFGDNVEDAMGHFKFLFFYLACAAAGAFFHALVVPASQAPLIGASGAVSGVVAAYLMLHPKVRVWVLVFMRFPLPLPAFIPLLFWVGQQFVMLVIDRDSNVSWGAHVGGIIAGAILVLFLRRPGVPLFDRAIVTPKAVEHAAPTVDVATVGPWGQRPAGDPRARERDEAENGAKTPASQPVRKVTHWGR; encoded by the coding sequence ATGTTCATTCCCCTGCACGACCGAAACGCGCTGAAGCACATCCGCAAGCAGTATGTGACCCTGGGGCTGATCCTTGCCAATGTCGTGACCCATGCGCTGGCGACGCTGGCACCCGATGCGCTCTACGAGGTCGGGGTTTATGGCATGGGCTTCATACCGGCTGTTGCCTTCAACATCGCCGAGCTCGACCCGCGCTTCGTGCTGGTGCCGGAAGGTGCGACCTACGTCACCTATTCCTTTCTGCATGGCAGCTGGCTGCATCTCGGTTCCAACATGCTGTTCCTCTGGGTCTTCGGCGACAATGTCGAGGACGCGATGGGGCACTTCAAGTTTCTGTTCTTCTATCTCGCCTGCGCGGCCGCCGGTGCCTTTTTCCATGCGCTGGTGGTACCAGCAAGCCAGGCCCCACTGATCGGGGCGTCAGGCGCCGTCTCCGGTGTGGTGGCTGCGTATCTGATGCTGCATCCCAAGGTGCGCGTCTGGGTGCTGGTCTTCATGCGCTTTCCGCTACCGCTCCCGGCCTTTATCCCGCTTCTCTTCTGGGTCGGCCAGCAATTCGTGATGCTGGTCATTGACCGCGACAGCAATGTCTCTTGGGGCGCCCATGTCGGCGGCATCATCGCCGGGGCGATCCTGGTGCTCTTTTTGCGACGTCCGGGTGTGCCGCTCTTCGATCGGGCGATCGTGACACCCAAGGCCGTCGAACACGCAGCGCCCACCGTGGATGTCGCGACAGTCGGGCCCTGGGGCCAGAGACCGGCCGGCGACCCGAGAGCCCGGGAGAGGGACGAGGCCGAAAACGGCGCGAAAACCCCGGCATCGCAACCGGTTCGCAAGGTCACCCATTGGGGACGATGA
- a CDS encoding electron transfer flavoprotein subunit beta/FixA family protein → MKILVPVKRVVDYNVKIRVKPDGSGVELANVKMSMNPFDEISVEEALRLKEAGKAEEVVIVSIGPAKAEETIRTALAMGADRGILIETDETVEPLAVAKLLKGVVEAEAPGLVIVGKQAIDDDSNQTGQMLAALLGWGQATFASKLELGADKATVTREVDGGLQTIDVTLPAIVTTDLRLNEPRYASLPNIMKAKKKPLDKKAPSDFGVDVAPRLKVLKTEEPGGRKAGIKVKSVAELVDKLKNEAGVL, encoded by the coding sequence ATGAAGATACTCGTCCCAGTCAAGCGGGTTGTGGATTACAACGTCAAGATCCGCGTCAAGCCGGATGGTTCCGGCGTCGAGCTCGCCAACGTCAAGATGTCCATGAATCCTTTCGACGAGATCTCGGTCGAGGAAGCCCTGCGACTGAAGGAAGCCGGCAAGGCTGAGGAAGTGGTGATCGTGTCCATCGGCCCTGCTAAGGCCGAGGAAACCATTCGCACCGCACTCGCCATGGGCGCTGATCGCGGCATCCTGATCGAGACCGACGAGACCGTCGAGCCGCTCGCGGTCGCCAAGCTCCTGAAGGGCGTGGTGGAAGCCGAGGCTCCGGGCCTCGTCATCGTCGGCAAGCAGGCAATCGACGACGATTCGAACCAGACCGGCCAGATGCTGGCAGCGCTGCTCGGCTGGGGCCAGGCGACGTTTGCCTCCAAGCTCGAACTCGGCGCCGACAAGGCGACCGTGACCCGCGAAGTGGACGGTGGTCTGCAGACCATCGACGTCACGCTGCCCGCGATCGTCACCACCGACCTGCGCCTGAACGAGCCGCGTTATGCCTCGCTGCCGAACATCATGAAGGCCAAGAAGAAGCCGCTCGACAAGAAGGCTCCGTCCGACTTCGGCGTCGACGTTGCCCCGCGCCTCAAGGTTCTGAAGACCGAGGAGCCGGGTGGCCGCAAGGCGGGCATCAAGGTGAAGTCGGTGGCAGAGCTTGTCGACAAGCTCAAGAACGAAGCCGGCGTATTGTAA
- a CDS encoding electron transfer flavoprotein subunit alpha/FixB family protein: MAILLLAEHDNATVSEQTAKALTAATQIGGDVHVLVAGSGAKAAADAAAKLSGVSKVLLADDASLGNNLAEPLAALIVSIGDSYDTIIAAATSVGKNVMPRVAALLDVMQVSEITEVVSADTFKRPIYAGNAIQTVQSTDAKKVITVRTASFAAAAEGGSAAVETVSAAANPGVSSHVSDALSSSDRPELASAKIIISGGRALGSSEKFQEVILPVADKLGAAVGASRAAVDAGYAPNDWQVGQTGKVVAPQLYIACGISGAIQHLAGMKDSKVIVAINKDEEAPIFQVADYGLVADIFEALPELEKAL; the protein is encoded by the coding sequence ATGGCTATTCTTCTTCTCGCAGAACACGACAACGCGACCGTTTCCGAACAGACCGCGAAGGCGCTGACGGCTGCCACTCAGATCGGTGGCGATGTGCATGTGCTAGTCGCCGGTTCCGGCGCAAAGGCGGCCGCTGATGCTGCTGCCAAGCTCTCGGGCGTCTCCAAGGTGCTGCTCGCCGACGACGCTTCGCTCGGCAACAACCTGGCAGAGCCGCTGGCCGCGCTCATCGTCTCGATCGGCGACTCCTACGACACGATCATTGCGGCTGCCACCTCGGTCGGCAAGAACGTGATGCCGCGCGTCGCAGCCCTGCTTGACGTCATGCAGGTGTCTGAAATCACCGAAGTGGTTTCGGCTGATACCTTCAAGCGTCCGATCTATGCCGGCAATGCGATCCAGACGGTGCAGTCGACCGATGCCAAGAAGGTGATCACCGTCCGCACGGCCTCCTTCGCCGCCGCCGCTGAAGGTGGTTCGGCTGCTGTCGAGACCGTTTCTGCTGCCGCAAACCCCGGCGTTTCCAGCCACGTCTCCGACGCGCTGTCCTCGTCCGACCGTCCGGAACTGGCGTCTGCCAAAATCATCATTTCCGGTGGCCGCGCACTTGGCTCCTCGGAGAAATTCCAGGAAGTGATCCTGCCCGTCGCCGACAAGCTGGGTGCCGCCGTTGGCGCCTCGCGCGCGGCTGTCGACGCCGGCTACGCCCCGAACGACTGGCAGGTCGGCCAGACCGGCAAGGTTGTTGCCCCGCAGCTCTACATCGCCTGCGGCATCTCGGGTGCCATCCAGCACCTCGCCGGCATGAAGGACTCGAAGGTCATCGTCGCGATCAACAAGGACGAGGAAGCGCCGATCTTCCAGGTCGCCGATTACGGCCTCGTCGCCGACATCTTTGAGGCCCTGCCGGAGCTCGAGAAGGCACTGTGA
- a CDS encoding 3-hydroxybutyryl-CoA dehydrogenase produces the protein MTGKISNVGVVGAGQMGCGIAQVSAAAGYKVTIYDLSKDRIEAGLATINGNLARQVTNGKITDEQRKAALALISGSSDVNDLAPSDLVIEAATEDESVKRKIFAALCPVLKPEALIATNTSSLSITRLASATDRPERFMGIHFMNPVPVMKLVELVRGIATDETTFATAKDFVSSLDKTITVAEDFPAFIVNRILLPMINEAIYTLYEGVGSVEAIDTAMKLGANHPMGPLQLADFIGLDTCLSIMQVLHEGLSDSKYRPCPLLVKYVEAGWLGRKSGRGFYDYRGEVPVPTR, from the coding sequence ATGACGGGTAAGATCAGCAACGTGGGTGTCGTGGGTGCCGGCCAGATGGGCTGCGGCATCGCGCAGGTCTCCGCTGCCGCCGGCTACAAGGTCACGATCTACGACCTCTCCAAGGACAGGATCGAAGCCGGTCTCGCCACGATCAACGGCAACCTCGCCCGCCAGGTGACCAACGGCAAGATCACCGATGAACAGCGCAAGGCAGCCCTTGCCCTGATTTCGGGCTCGTCCGATGTCAACGATCTCGCTCCATCAGATCTCGTCATCGAGGCGGCAACGGAAGACGAGAGCGTCAAGCGCAAGATCTTCGCGGCCCTCTGCCCGGTGCTCAAACCCGAAGCGCTGATTGCGACCAACACCTCCTCGCTGTCGATCACCCGCCTTGCCTCTGCCACCGATCGGCCAGAGCGCTTCATGGGCATCCATTTCATGAACCCGGTTCCGGTCATGAAGCTCGTCGAACTGGTGCGCGGCATTGCGACCGACGAGACCACCTTCGCCACCGCCAAGGACTTTGTCTCCTCGCTCGACAAGACGATCACGGTGGCCGAAGACTTCCCGGCCTTCATCGTCAACCGCATCCTGCTGCCGATGATCAACGAGGCGATCTACACGCTGTATGAAGGCGTGGGCTCGGTCGAGGCGATCGACACGGCCATGAAGCTCGGCGCAAACCACCCGATGGGCCCGCTGCAGCTGGCTGACTTCATCGGTCTCGATACCTGTCTTTCGATCATGCAGGTGCTGCATGAGGGCCTGTCGGACTCGAAGTACCGTCCTTGCCCGCTGCTGGTCAAATATGTCGAGGCCGGCTGGCTCGGTCGCAAGTCTGGCCGCGGCTTCTACGACTATCGCGGCGAAGTGCCGGTTCCGACGCGCTGA
- the cysP gene encoding thiosulfate ABC transporter substrate-binding protein CysP translates to MKRLLLLSAALAALSLPVSASAADKLLNASYDIAREIFAAQNEAFINANPGVTIDQSHGGSSRQARAIVEGLEADVVTFNQVSDVEFLAKNGFINEGWQSEFPNNASPFYSFPSFLVRAGNPKGIKDWDDLARDDVQVIFPNPKTSGNARYTYLAATAYAKEKFADDEAKVTEFVDKIFDNVPVFDTGGRAATTTFVEREIGDVIITFEAETKSIAKQYGEDKFQQVVPSVSLLAEFPVAIVDKVADAKGSQELSKKYLDFLYSPEGQKIAAEFGHRVHDEAVAAEYKDQFPEIRLVTVEDAFGGWAKVSEEHFAEGGILDGIYGSR, encoded by the coding sequence ATGAAACGCCTCCTCCTCTTGAGCGCCGCCCTCGCAGCACTTTCCCTGCCGGTTTCAGCCAGCGCCGCAGACAAGCTGCTCAACGCCTCCTATGACATCGCACGCGAAATCTTTGCAGCCCAGAATGAAGCCTTCATCAACGCCAATCCGGGTGTGACCATCGACCAGTCGCATGGCGGCAGCTCGCGTCAGGCGCGTGCGATCGTCGAGGGACTTGAAGCTGACGTGGTCACCTTCAACCAGGTGTCGGACGTCGAATTCCTCGCCAAGAACGGCTTCATCAACGAAGGCTGGCAGTCGGAATTCCCGAACAACGCCTCGCCCTTCTATTCCTTCCCGTCCTTCCTGGTGCGTGCCGGCAATCCGAAGGGCATCAAGGACTGGGACGATCTCGCCCGTGACGACGTGCAGGTGATCTTCCCCAACCCGAAGACCTCGGGCAATGCCCGCTACACCTATCTCGCGGCCACGGCCTACGCGAAGGAGAAGTTCGCCGACGACGAAGCCAAGGTGACGGAATTCGTCGACAAGATCTTCGACAACGTGCCGGTCTTCGACACCGGTGGCCGCGCCGCAACGACGACCTTCGTCGAGCGCGAGATCGGCGACGTGATCATCACCTTTGAAGCCGAGACCAAGTCGATCGCCAAGCAATATGGCGAAGACAAGTTCCAGCAGGTGGTTCCCTCTGTGAGCCTGCTCGCCGAATTCCCGGTCGCGATCGTCGACAAGGTTGCCGATGCCAAGGGAAGTCAGGAACTCTCCAAGAAGTATCTCGACTTCCTTTATTCGCCGGAAGGTCAGAAGATCGCCGCTGAATTCGGTCACCGCGTCCATGACGAGGCGGTTGCTGCCGAATACAAGGACCAGTTCCCGGAGATCCGCCTCGTGACCGTCGAAGATGCGTTCGGTGGCTGGGCCAAGGTTTCCGAGGAGCATTTCGCCGAAGGCGGCATCCTTGATGGAATCTATGGCAGCCGCTAA
- the cysT gene encoding sulfate ABC transporter permease subunit CysT: MTRRILPGFRLSLGITLVYAAIIILLPLAALIFKAASLGPADYWRIVSSERAVASYGVTVGSALVATLFNLVFGLALAWVLVRYRFPGRRIVDALVDLPFALPTAVAGISLTTLFASNGWFGSALGEIGIKVAYTPLGIMVAMAFTSLPFIVRTVQPVLEELDPALEEAGQTLGSSDWSIFRRVILPLLTPALLAGTSLAFARSLGEFGAIIFIAGNQPFSTEITALLAFIRLEEYDYPASAAIASVMLFAAFVMLAVTNYLQARALRYTVKG; the protein is encoded by the coding sequence TTGACACGCCGCATATTGCCGGGCTTCAGACTGTCCCTCGGGATCACGCTGGTCTATGCCGCGATCATCATCCTGTTGCCGCTGGCAGCCCTGATCTTCAAGGCAGCAAGCCTTGGACCCGCAGACTACTGGCGCATCGTATCTTCCGAACGCGCCGTGGCGAGTTATGGCGTGACGGTCGGCTCGGCGCTGGTGGCGACCCTATTCAATCTCGTCTTTGGTCTCGCGCTTGCCTGGGTTCTCGTGCGTTATCGCTTTCCCGGCCGCCGTATTGTCGACGCGCTGGTCGACCTGCCCTTCGCGCTCCCGACGGCCGTTGCCGGTATTTCGCTGACGACGCTGTTTGCCTCGAACGGCTGGTTTGGCTCGGCGCTTGGCGAAATCGGCATCAAGGTCGCCTATACGCCGCTCGGCATCATGGTCGCCATGGCCTTTACCAGCCTGCCCTTCATCGTGCGCACGGTACAGCCGGTGCTGGAAGAGCTCGACCCGGCGCTTGAAGAAGCCGGCCAGACGCTCGGCTCCAGCGACTGGTCGATCTTCCGCCGCGTGATACTGCCGCTTCTGACGCCTGCCTTGCTTGCCGGCACCTCGCTCGCCTTTGCCCGCAGCCTCGGCGAGTTCGGCGCAATCATCTTCATCGCCGGCAACCAGCCCTTCTCGACCGAGATCACGGCCCTTCTCGCCTTCATCCGGCTCGAGGAATACGACTATCCGGCATCGGCCGCGATCGCCTCTGTGATGCTGTTTGCCGCTTTCGTCATGCTGGCGGTGACCAACTACCTGCAGGCCCGCGCCCTGCGCTACACGGTGAAAGGCTGA
- the cysW gene encoding sulfate ABC transporter permease subunit CysW, translated as MSQSTSGRRPPRVGDAPLFKYALIGAVLLLVLFFVVAPMAVIGLEAFSRGVPFFLETIAAPDTRHAIWLTVMTALIAVPINTIFGVAAAWAITKHDFRGKRLLTILIEIPFSVSPVVAGVAYLFVYGLQGIFGPTLDSAGLKILFALPGIVLASMFVTAPFVARELIPLMQAQGRDLEEAATSLGASGLRTFLSVTLPNIKWAMLYGVVLCNARVMGEFGAVSIVSGNIRGQTNTLPLHIELLYQDYNAVGAFAAASMLAALALVTLVAKVLLERQGAGRRNRPATLAGNTSEKIS; from the coding sequence ATGAGCCAGTCAACCTCGGGACGACGCCCGCCCCGCGTCGGCGATGCGCCCCTTTTCAAATACGCGCTGATCGGCGCGGTGCTGCTTCTCGTCCTGTTCTTCGTGGTCGCCCCAATGGCGGTGATCGGCCTAGAGGCCTTTTCCAGGGGCGTGCCGTTCTTCCTCGAGACGATCGCTGCCCCCGACACGCGCCATGCCATATGGCTGACGGTGATGACGGCGCTGATTGCGGTACCGATCAACACCATCTTCGGCGTGGCGGCCGCCTGGGCGATCACCAAGCATGATTTTCGCGGCAAGCGCTTGCTGACGATCCTGATCGAGATTCCCTTCTCGGTCTCGCCTGTTGTCGCCGGCGTCGCCTATCTCTTCGTCTATGGCCTGCAGGGCATATTCGGCCCCACCCTCGACAGCGCCGGCCTGAAGATCCTCTTTGCCCTGCCGGGCATCGTGCTCGCCTCGATGTTCGTCACCGCACCCTTCGTCGCCCGCGAACTGATCCCGCTGATGCAGGCGCAGGGGCGCGATCTCGAGGAGGCTGCAACCTCGCTGGGTGCGAGCGGTTTGCGCACCTTCTTGTCGGTGACGCTGCCCAACATCAAATGGGCGATGCTTTACGGCGTCGTGCTCTGCAATGCCCGTGTCATGGGTGAATTCGGCGCCGTGTCGATCGTCTCCGGCAACATCCGTGGCCAGACGAATACGCTGCCGCTGCATATCGAGCTGCTTTACCAGGACTACAACGCCGTCGGCGCCTTCGCTGCCGCCTCAATGCTCGCCGCGCTGGCACTGGTCACGCTGGTGGCCAAGGTTCTGCTCGAACGCCAGGGCGCAGGACGCCGGAACCGACCGGCCACGCTCGCCGGCAATACTTCGGAGAAGATTTCGTGA
- a CDS encoding sulfate/molybdate ABC transporter ATP-binding protein, with protein MNIRLDTVVKTFETFRAVHGVSLDIKSGELVALLGPSGSGKTTILRMVAGLEFADGGQIHFGEEDATDIPVRDRGVGFVFQHYALFPHMTVAENIAFGMKVSKLKRSTADIDRRVEELLSLVQLAGLGERFPGQISGGQRQRVALARALAVDPRVLLLDEPFGALDANVRRDLRRWLRSIHDELGITTLFVTHDQEEALDLADRVVILDKGKIVQQGTPEEVCRHPANAFVMRFLGDTNALKASVVNGQATVCNMTYAADGLKDGPAELLFRPTDVVWSEDASKGVAATIQRVLDRPGSRRVLAGTTDGTTVEFDVSPDFAKAKGDEGFIEILRPRLFQD; from the coding sequence GTGAACATTCGCCTCGACACGGTCGTCAAGACCTTCGAAACCTTCCGCGCCGTGCATGGCGTCTCGCTCGACATCAAGAGCGGCGAACTGGTGGCGCTGCTCGGCCCCTCGGGCTCCGGCAAGACGACCATCCTGCGCATGGTCGCCGGCCTCGAATTTGCCGATGGCGGCCAGATCCATTTCGGCGAAGAGGATGCGACAGACATTCCCGTGCGCGATCGCGGCGTCGGCTTCGTCTTCCAGCATTATGCGCTTTTCCCGCATATGACGGTCGCCGAGAATATCGCCTTCGGCATGAAGGTCTCGAAGCTGAAGCGCTCGACCGCCGACATCGATCGGCGGGTCGAAGAACTGCTCTCCCTCGTCCAGCTCGCTGGATTGGGTGAGCGCTTTCCCGGCCAGATCTCCGGCGGCCAGCGCCAGCGCGTGGCGCTTGCCCGTGCGCTTGCGGTCGATCCCCGCGTGCTTTTGCTCGACGAGCCCTTCGGCGCGCTCGACGCCAATGTGCGCCGCGACCTGCGCCGCTGGCTACGTTCCATCCATGACGAACTCGGCATCACCACGCTCTTCGTCACCCATGACCAGGAAGAAGCGCTCGACCTCGCCGATCGCGTCGTCATCCTCGACAAGGGCAAGATCGTTCAACAGGGCACGCCGGAAGAAGTCTGCCGCCATCCGGCCAACGCCTTCGTCATGCGCTTCCTCGGCGACACCAATGCGCTGAAGGCGAGTGTTGTGAACGGACAGGCGACCGTCTGCAACATGACCTATGCGGCGGACGGCCTGAAGGATGGACCGGCCGAGCTTCTCTTCCGTCCGACCGATGTCGTCTGGAGCGAAGATGCCTCAAAGGGTGTCGCGGCAACCATCCAGCGGGTTCTGGATCGCCCAGGCTCGCGACGGGTGCTTGCCGGAACGACAGATGGCACGACCGTCGAATTCGACGTCTCCCCCGACTTCGCCAAGGCGAAGGGCGATGAGGGCTTCATCGAAATCCTCAGGCCGCGGCTGTTTCAGGACTGA
- the tlpA gene encoding thiol:disulfide interchange protein TlpA, whose amino-acid sequence MTEKKPAGLFPTKLVAIAAVAGIVAGAAAVYVNQTMSGNAVETADAAQCEGSVARAEALTPYLKGDVAAMIPVSEPKLIQGLTFQDKEGTPMTMANFADKTVLINLWATWCVPCREEMPALNNLQTAAGGEAFQVLAINIDTGDVEKPQTFLEETGVDALGLYRDASMGVFNQLKREGLAFGLPVTLLVDGRGCLLGSMNGPAVWDGADAKALVMAAATGS is encoded by the coding sequence ATGACAGAAAAGAAACCCGCGGGCCTCTTCCCTACCAAGCTGGTTGCGATTGCGGCGGTGGCCGGCATCGTCGCCGGCGCGGCTGCGGTATACGTGAATCAGACCATGTCTGGCAATGCCGTGGAGACCGCAGATGCCGCGCAATGCGAGGGATCCGTCGCCAGGGCGGAGGCGCTGACGCCCTATCTGAAGGGCGATGTCGCGGCCATGATCCCGGTCAGCGAACCGAAGCTCATCCAGGGGCTGACCTTCCAGGACAAGGAAGGTACACCGATGACCATGGCAAACTTTGCCGACAAGACGGTGCTGATCAATCTCTGGGCGACCTGGTGTGTGCCCTGCCGTGAGGAAATGCCAGCTCTCAACAACCTGCAGACGGCGGCTGGGGGTGAGGCGTTTCAGGTGCTTGCGATCAATATCGACACCGGCGATGTCGAAAAGCCACAGACCTTCCTCGAGGAAACCGGCGTCGACGCACTCGGTCTCTATCGCGACGCTTCCATGGGCGTCTTCAACCAGTTGAAGCGCGAGGGCCTTGCCTTCGGTCTGCCGGTCACGCTGCTCGTTGATGGCAGGGGGTGCCTGCTCGGTAGCATGAACGGTCCGGCCGTCTGGGACGGCGCGGACGCCAAGGCGTTGGTGATGGCGGCAGCGACGGGCAGCTGA
- the argH gene encoding argininosuccinate lyase → MAEDIKDTKSSNQMWGGRFASGPSAIMEEINASIGFDKKLYAQDIRGSKAHATMLAQQGIISNEDKDKILHGLDTILSEIESGQFVFSRKLEDIHMNIEARLAELIGPAAGRLHTARSRNDQVALDFRLWVKEELQKTEAALSGLIAAFLDRAEEHADTVMPGFTHLQTAQPVTFGHHCMAYVEMFGRDRQRVRHAIEHLDESPIGAAALAGTGYPIDRHMTAAALGFREPTRNSIDTVSDRDFALEFLSIASICAVHLSRLAEEIVIWSTPQFGFIRLSDAFSTGSSIMPQKKNPDAAELVRAKTGRINGSLIALLTVMKGLPLAYSKDMQEDKEQVFDAAESLELAIAAMTGMVTDMTIRTDKMKAAAGSGYSTATDLADWLVREAGLPFRDAHHVTGNAVAMAEKKGCDLAELSLEELQSINAAITADVFNVLTVEASVASRKSFGGTAPSEVRKQIAWWRARN, encoded by the coding sequence ATGGCCGAGGACATCAAGGACACCAAATCCTCCAACCAGATGTGGGGCGGTCGCTTCGCCTCGGGCCCTTCGGCCATTATGGAGGAGATAAATGCCTCCATCGGTTTCGACAAGAAGCTTTACGCCCAGGATATCCGCGGCTCAAAAGCGCATGCGACCATGCTGGCGCAACAAGGCATTATCTCGAACGAAGATAAAGACAAGATCCTTCACGGCCTGGACACGATCCTGTCAGAGATTGAAAGCGGTCAATTCGTCTTCTCGCGCAAGCTCGAAGACATCCATATGAACATCGAGGCGCGCCTTGCCGAACTGATCGGCCCGGCCGCCGGCCGCCTTCATACCGCCCGGTCGCGCAACGACCAGGTGGCGCTCGATTTCCGCCTCTGGGTGAAAGAAGAACTGCAGAAGACGGAAGCAGCTTTGTCCGGTCTGATCGCAGCCTTCCTCGACCGAGCCGAAGAACATGCCGACACCGTCATGCCTGGCTTTACCCATCTCCAGACAGCCCAGCCGGTGACCTTCGGTCATCACTGCATGGCCTATGTCGAGATGTTCGGCCGTGACCGCCAGCGCGTGCGCCATGCGATCGAGCATCTGGACGAAAGCCCGATCGGGGCCGCAGCGCTTGCCGGTACCGGATACCCGATCGACCGCCACATGACGGCGGCAGCCCTCGGCTTCCGCGAGCCGACCCGCAATTCGATCGATACCGTCTCCGACCGTGACTTTGCGCTCGAATTCCTCTCGATCGCTTCGATCTGCGCGGTACACCTGTCGCGTCTCGCCGAGGAAATCGTCATCTGGTCGACGCCGCAATTCGGCTTCATCCGCCTGTCGGACGCCTTCTCCACCGGCTCGTCGATCATGCCGCAAAAGAAAAACCCTGACGCCGCCGAACTGGTGCGCGCCAAGACTGGTCGCATCAACGGCTCGCTGATTGCCCTATTGACCGTCATGAAGGGCCTGCCGCTCGCCTATTCCAAGGACATGCAGGAAGACAAGGAACAGGTCTTCGACGCCGCCGAAAGCCTGGAACTGGCGATTGCCGCGATGACCGGCATGGTCACCGACATGACCATCCGCACCGACAAGATGAAAGCGGCTGCGGGCTCCGGTTACTCGACCGCGACCGACCTTGCTGACTGGCTGGTGCGGGAAGCCGGCCTCCCCTTCCGTGACGCCCACCATGTGACCGGCAATGCCGTTGCCATGGCCGAGAAGAAGGGCTGCGATCTCGCGGAGCTTTCGCTGGAAGAACTGCAGAGCATCAATGCGGCAATCACGGCCGACGTCTTCAACGTCCTGACGGTTGAAGCCTCGGTCGCCAGCCGCAAGAGCTTTGGCGGCACGGCGCCTTCCGAAGTCAGGAAGCAGATTGCCTGGTGGCGGGCCCGCAACTGA
- the lptM gene encoding LPS translocon maturation chaperone LptM, translating to MVNSLKRTTLTLSIVLAASLALSACGRKGDLDPPSTPASQQNQRGAEAPATPDSPFLLDPLL from the coding sequence ATGGTGAATTCGCTGAAACGCACGACGCTTACGCTCTCTATTGTGCTGGCCGCCTCGCTGGCTCTGTCCGCCTGCGGCCGCAAGGGCGATCTAGATCCGCCGAGCACACCTGCGAGCCAGCAGAACCAGCGCGGTGCCGAGGCGCCGGCAACGCCGGACAGCCCCTTCCTTCTCGATCCGCTTCTTTGA